Below is a genomic region from Neisseria zoodegmatis.
CGGCGGGCGCGGTCGTTTGAAATATTGGAATGCGTTGTGGTTATGATTGGGCCGCGCGGCGCACCGGCTCCCAAAGTATTGAGCAAATCAGTCTCTTTTTTGCGGTAAAAATGCTCGAACAAGGCTTCTACGCGGTGGTTCTCATTGCCCGCATCACCTTTGGCCAAAATATTGTAGCTGCGGAAATCTTGCGGGTTCGGCTTGGTGCGGCGACCGTTGCGCGTATCCACGCTGCCGCGGTTTTTGCTTTCATGGCCTTGGCGGTGCGTGAGCATCAGCAAACCTTGTGCATTTTCCGTGTAGCCCGCCGCCGTTGCCGTTACGCCGTGGCTGCGGTCGCGGCTGCGGTAGCCGTGTTTCAGGCCGAAATGGAACGGTTTTTCGGCATCGACAAAATCAGATGGCGAATAAGTGGAAAAATTGACCACGCCGCCCAAAGCATCGCTGCCGTACAGCGCGGAATAAGGGCCTTTCACGATATCCACCTGCTTTAATGTGTCGGCTTCCACCAAATCGCGGCCGGAAACCGCCGCATTAGTCCCCCCGCCCGCATACGCTTCGGGAATGCGGATGCCGTCTACCATCATCAGAATGCGGTTGCCGCCGATACCGCGGATACTTACCCCCGCATTACCGCGGCGGTTGTTGTCGGTGGGCACGTCCACGCCCGGCTCGTACAGCACCACATCATCCAAATTGGCCGCCGCCTGATCCAGCTCTTTGCGCGACACCACCGCCACATTCGGCGCAGCCTTATCCAAAGCCTGCGCGTGGCGGTCGGCAGTTATGGTAACGGTTTCCAGTTTTGCCTTATGAACATACGGCGCATCGGCATAAGCGGCCGGCGCGGCAAAAGCCAAAGCAACGGCATACACGGTAGGGTTCAGTTTCATCTCTTTTCCTGATTAAATGGGTTTGCAAAGCATCAAAACGCACCAAAATCGCCCCGTTTATCCGAATCAAACGAGGCCGACACACAGGTCGGTTCCGGCACGCATCATGCTGTGACTATTTAACAATGCGAATAATTCAATAAAATAAAAATATATTTGAGAATGATTTAGATTAGTATAAATAGTTTTGAGAAAATAGGAAACCGCCATATCGGTAAAAATGCCGTCTGAAAAAACGGAAAATCTTGTGCAGGCGGCCTTGATTTTCAGCACTTAAAACCTTATAAACCCACTATCCGATTCATTTTATTCAGGAAGAATACAAAACAGATGACCCATACCGTGCATTTACAGTTCGATGACATCGACAACACCGTGCTGCAACGCCTGTGCGGCGCGCTCGACAGCCATCTCGACACCTTAGGCAAAGCCCTCGACATCCAAATCAGCCGCCGTTTTTCCGGCTTTACCTTTTTAGGCGAACTCGCCCACGCAGGCCGCCGCGCTCTGCTTGCTTTGGCCGATATAGCCGAAAGCCGCGACTTGGAAGACAGCGATATCCAGCTTGCCGCCGTCGAAGCCAAAACCGCCGACGCGCAACACGAAGAAAAACACCACGACCAGCAATACTATCTGCGTACCAAACGCGGCAGCATCGGCGGGCGTACACCGCGCCAAAACGGCTATATCCGCGCGCTGCTCAACCATGATGTCGTGTTCGGACTGGGGCCTGCCGGTACGGGTAAAACCTATCTGGCCGTGGCCGCCGCCGTTGACGCGATGGAAAAACACCAAATCGAACGCATCGTTTTGGTGCGCCCTGCCGTTGAAGCCGGCGAAAAACTCGGCTTCCTGCCCGGCGACCTCGCCCAAAAAGTCGATCCCTACCTGCGCCCGCTTTACGACGCTTTATACGACTTGATGGGCTTCGACCGCGTAACCAAGCTCTTGGAAAAAGGCTTAATCGAAATCGCGCCGCTGGCCTACATGCGCGGCCGTACGCTCAACGGCGCGTATGTGATTCTCGACGAAGCGCAAAACACCACGCCCGAGCAGATGAAGATGTTTCTCACCCGCATCGGTTTCGGTGCCAAAGCCGTGATTACCGGCGACTTGAGCCAGATCGACCTGCCGCGCAACATCAAATCA
It encodes:
- a CDS encoding PhoH family protein codes for the protein MTHTVHLQFDDIDNTVLQRLCGALDSHLDTLGKALDIQISRRFSGFTFLGELAHAGRRALLALADIAESRDLEDSDIQLAAVEAKTADAQHEEKHHDQQYYLRTKRGSIGGRTPRQNGYIRALLNHDVVFGLGPAGTGKTYLAVAAAVDAMEKHQIERIVLVRPAVEAGEKLGFLPGDLAQKVDPYLRPLYDALYDLMGFDRVTKLLEKGLIEIAPLAYMRGRTLNGAYVILDEAQNTTPEQMKMFLTRIGFGAKAVITGDLSQIDLPRNIKSGLKDAKEKLNGIEGLYFHTFTSEDVVRHPLVQKIVEAYDAADAAEEKAKQQPKLPQGQHLA